The genome window GTCAAGTTTGGTACTAAAACAAATATGCAAATGGTGTTCCCAGCAACTACATTCCATTGATACAATGAAGCAGAGGAGTCGTTACTGCTCAAGAAAATGCTTATCCTTGAAGTCTGAAATGTAACCCCCACCCGAATCACAATACCTGCAAAGGACTTTTTCGAGTCTTCAGAATTATTGACCTAGAAAGGACCCGAATCACAATACCTGCAAAGGACTTTTTCGAGTCTTCAGAATTATTGACTTAGAAAGGACGAGGGGCCTGGACGATTGTCAGAGACAACCGTCCCAGGCAGTTCACGGTCTGGATGAAATctcaaaaatttgtgcggctTAGATCACGtcttgtaactcgattttcatGCCGTGCGAAACCCACAAAAATGTTGTTTTATTTTACTCACTGTTATTCAATTGTTATACTTGTACAGATGATGTTACACCATGTACAAATGGTGTTACGCCTTCCGGAACGGTTGTCAGAACAACCGCTCCAGCCCCGCGTCCACCTAGAAACCCTTCTCCTCGTTCTGTACTTTACAGAACAGAACAGAACAGGGCTTCATTCCAAATACCATGACTAATGTGGTCAGAACTTCCCAGGCTTTGACCACCAACAAATCTATGATGACAACCTATGATATGATGCTCAATTTACATCTTGCAATAGGACATTAGGACGCTCAATTTACATCTCCTTCCCTGGACAGCAAGCAGTTAGTCTAGGTCGCTCAGTCTCCCAGAATCCGGTAACCATGAAATTGTACCAACAACACCTTTTGATCTAATGGCTAGCCAGCTAGCTTCCGGAGAAGCTTGCTGACGGAAATATTCATCTGCCCTCATCCCCAGAACAGGCGAACAAACGAGAAGAACATAATCACAAGTTAAAAACTGCACCATGCCAaggaaaaacaacaacaacaacaaaaaatgaagaaaaatctgAAACACTGATGAAAAAGCATCGAATCTAAAAGATAATTACCAAACGTGGTAACTATATGTCATAACGTGAAACATCCAGAACAGCACCTCTAGCATCCATCATCAACTACTAATATAGATACATATAAAAGCCCTCAAGGTTAAAAGTACCAtctcaatttttaatattacaAATTTACAATATCATCAAGCCTTCCAGATTCCCCATCATATCAATGCCTAGGCAAAGGCACCTCCAGTCTGGTGCAGCATAGCATCAATCTCATCACCATCTTCCATACTCACCTGTGTACAAAATAAAATGTAAACAAAACTAAATGGATTGATTGCAAATTACATAACAGTAGTGTCTTGGAAAGACATCTTAAAAGGAAAGAAGGAAAGTAACCTGTTCAGGAGTCTGCTCCCCTTGGAGGCGTTGGCCATCAAACAAGAATACCATGGAGCCCAGTTCCACAGATTGTCTCTCGCAGTAAGCATTAATGAGCTTCTTCAGCTGTGTGCTCCTCTTTATCCTGAAGAACACCTCGCTCCCATCCTACACAAACCACCGTCATCGACTACTTGCTCAACggccaaaaaaaattaatgcaaaTATTTTGATCATGTTAGCCAAGAGCTTAAATGCCAGCAGGAAATTGAAGCACCAAAACACCAAGTAGTAAAGCGAAATTTAGCTTAGGAACCTTAACTCGAACATGGCACAGATCCATGTATAATATAGTCCACAAACATTCGGAgaataacacaagaaaaatcaaattcCTAAAAATAACTTAATTTTAGAAACATAGTACTACAAAACAAAAACGAAACCCTGACAGACATTCTACACGCGTTAACTGtttaagaaagaaaatggaaaacaaagaaaccccttttaacgGAGTTATACCGTGCTAGAAGACAAAGATTATGAAACATAAAACATACAGAAAAATACAAAAGCCAAAATAATAGGAGACCTGTCCCTTGACTTTGAGGTTAATGTGTTGCTCAGAGGGCTTCTTATCTTCCTCTTGAGTAGTGACGCCTGACATTTTCCAGCTCCTCCTCCAATTACAGCCGCTGTTGACGCCGCTGTTGACGCCGCTGAGTTCGCCGCCGCTGATGTAGAAACTTCGGGGAAAAGCGGGGCACTGCCAAATGTTGATGTGAATTTTGGGTGAAATTGGGTTAATTGGGGAAGTGGACGGCTAAGATGTAGTGGGGCAGAACATGATCAATGGGCGAGATTGGTTATCTAAAAAGGTTTGTACTGTCGCATGCAAAATGTGCGTATGGCCCTGGCCCGTGAAAGATGCTGTTTGGACTAAATCGTCATATAAGCTGGCCCAAGTAGGAAATCTCGTTGCTCCAAGAAAAGCAATCATCATATCAACTGGCCCAATTAGGTAGTGTCGGTGCTCCACGAAAAGCCCAATTTCTTGGAATCTCCGCACGAATTCTTTTCAACTTCCCCAATGAGCTCTAACGTTCTTTGAAACATGTTGACTCAAGTAACAATTTTTTGTTGAAATCCCATGGTTTACTAATGTAAATACCGGTTGAGGTAGCCAGGACATTAGCCGAAGGGCTCTTTCAATTCCGCAGTTTCCTGGTTCGACTCTCAAATCCTATCGATTccccatttttctttatataaTGCTTGAAGTTTgctcgttaaaaaaaaaaaactcctgcTCTTGTTCATGATGGATTATTGTAGTTGATTATAGATTCTGCAGTTTTTAAAAATGTTCTTGCTTGCGTTTgtattaaaatataaatttcttTTACGAACCAAAAAAGGCTAAAATCTAGAATCAATAAAAGATTAGCTTTTACTAATTCTAATTGCTCTCTAGTGTCAATTTTACTAATTAATTTTTGCTATAACTAATCCAAAGCTGAACAAGGCTTTACTTGATGGACCAATTGTTGTCCGCCCATGGGAGTTATCCGCAAGTATGGATTAAATTCTCACCACAAAAGAGTACGCGTACTTGCGAGAAGGCCCGTTACCTACTCCTCCTTCCCGACCCCAAAAGCGCGGAACTTCGATTGACCTTGCCACAAACACCAAGGGCATTGGTGATCATCCGCTCAATCAAAGTCACGCACGCTTTAGTAGTTAGCAATAGTTGAAAACCAACCGTTCCTTTTTACCTGCCTATGCTTACCAACTATAACATGCCAGATTTcaccaaaaaggaaattttttttcatcaaatcTTGGGTCCCATTtgacaaatgagttttttttggatgtttgtctaaaattttactataatttattatataaattataagaaaaaattttgaagtgcgtaaatttttaaatattttaaaatatacataatttaaattttttgaaatttttttaacaataacTGTATTTAAAGTTGTTACTGacaaatttaattaaaaacttGTTTGCCAAACTGGCAAAAGATAGAAAACTAGTAGTAGCATAACCTGGCAGCATTAAGTGCAACCGCTTATGGAGATCCAAGAGCAATGCCGCCCCATTCCATCGTCCCcgtgttgttttttttttttttttgagttataACCTACTTTATCCTAATCTAGAAGGAAGGGGAGGCTAAGGAGACTGTTATAGGGGTTAGTGGGTATACAGATTcaactaaattaaaaaaatgctaTGGCAcaattcttaaattttttttactgcTGATGAGATTTGAACCCTTATCAACACAGCCTAAGGAGGAAATTAAATCCCTCCCCAGTGACCACTGAGCCATTGGCCAGTGGTTTCATCGTCCCCGCGTTGGGTTGTTAGCTTAGGCACTAAGTAGGCCGACATGCCGGAATTTTAAtgaatcccccccccccccccaaacagaCTAGCCACTGTCTTGTTTTGGTAGTTGATCAAATGATGAATGAAGGAGCAGAGGTCACAATCTCGGCCGACCTATCACCTATGTATTTGCACAAGCGTAGCTATTTGTCATTCAATACTCAAAAAGGCTTACGCAAGAAAACGCATAAATATCAAAACATACATCTACATCCTTATATATTGATTTTCACTTTACCATGCACTCACAAGTCACAATCTAAAAATCTGAttggctttttttttcaaaaataaaat of Coffea arabica cultivar ET-39 chromosome 5c, Coffea Arabica ET-39 HiFi, whole genome shotgun sequence contains these proteins:
- the LOC113690545 gene encoding small ubiquitin-related modifier 1 isoform X1, encoding MSGVTTQEEDKKPSEQHINLKVKGQDGSEVFFRIKRSTQLKKLINAYCERQSVELGSMVFLFDGQRLQGEQTPEQVSMEDGDEIDAMLHQTGGAFA
- the LOC113690545 gene encoding small ubiquitin-related modifier 1 isoform X2, whose translation is MDLCHVRVKDGSEVFFRIKRSTQLKKLINAYCERQSVELGSMVFLFDGQRLQGEQTPEQVSMEDGDEIDAMLHQTGGAFA